A genome region from Manihot esculenta cultivar AM560-2 chromosome 5, M.esculenta_v8, whole genome shotgun sequence includes the following:
- the LOC110614820 gene encoding RNA exonuclease 4 isoform X3 codes for MDSDSYPPTKALTTRYKCYACYKQYKKKEHLVEHMKISYHSAHQPRCAVCQKHCKSFESLREHLTGPLAKTNCLGIFSDRGCDLCLEVFDSPSSLNKHREMCCLSAPASLATEIPTCTESQIYVSGSIDESYACKGGEAVAIDCEMVGGGSDGSLDLCARVCLLDEDENIIFHSYVQPQIPVTNYRYEVTGLTEKHLRDAMPLKEVQNKILEILYNGESIGKLRLSGGNARLLVGHSLDHDLDCLRMFYPDHLLRDTAKYRPLMKTNLVSHSLKYLVQTYLG; via the exons ATGGATTCCGATTCTTACCCACCAACAAAAGCCCTAACCACAAG GTACAAATGTTATGCATGCTACAAGCAATATAAGAAAAAGGAACATCTTGTTGAACACATGAAGATCTCGTACCACTCAGCTCATCAGCCCAGATGTGCAGTTTGTCAGAAACACTGCAAATCTTTTGAATCTCTGAGAGAACATCTTACAG GTCCGCTGGCAAAAACAAATTGTTTGGGTATTTTCTCGGACCGAGGTTGTGATCTTTGCTTGGAAGTTTTTGATAGCCCTTCTTCTCTTAACAAGCACAGGGAAATGTGTTGCCTTTCTGCACCTGCTTCCCTT GCAACTGAGATACCAACTTGCACAGAATCACAGATTTATGTTTCAGGATCAATTGATGAATCTTATGCTTGCAAAGGTGGTGAAGCTGTTGCTATTGACTGTGAAATGGTTGGTGGTGGAAGTGATGGATCACTTGATCTTTGTGCTAGGGTGTGCCTTCTTGATGAAGATGAAAACATAATTTTCCACTCGTACGTTCAACCTCAAATTCCTGTAACCAACTACAG ATATGAAGTAACTGGGTTAACTGAAAAACATCTAAGAGATGCCATGCCGCTTAAGGAAgtgcaaaataaaatattagaaattttgTACAATGGGGAATCTATTGGAAAACTAAGGTTGAGTGGTGGAAATGCAAGGCTTCTTGTCGGTCATTCACTGGACCATGATTTGGATTGTTTGAGAATGTTCTATCCTGATCATCTGTTGAG GGATACAGCAAAATACCGTCCTTTGATGAAGACTAATCTGGTTAGCCACTCACTGAAGTACCTTGTGCAAACCTATCTAGG CTAA
- the LOC110615037 gene encoding mediator of RNA polymerase II transcription subunit 33B has protein sequence MAVSLQPNQPTLWDSVLQLTKSAQEKNSDPLLWAIQLSSSLNSAGVVLPSTELAHLLVSHICFENNVPITWKFLEKALTVNIAPPMLVIALLSTRVIPNRQLHPAAYRLYLELVKRHAFAFASQISGPNYPKIMRSVDEVLHLSHIFGLQVCEPGMLLVEFVFSMVWQLLDSSLDDEGLLELTSEKKSKWLTSLQDVEIDGHETFGGKRNELHEGLRKANTTMAIQLIGEFLQKKVTSRILYLARQNMHSHWRGFVQRVRLIAAHSAALRNSEHLTAEILLQLTSDTLPLLSQECKKISQQNFHAVISSGSLTSSTGQCHGASWSVLWLPIDLFLEDAMDGSQVAAVSAVENLTCLVKALQAVNGTTWHDTFLGLWIAALRLVQREREPSEGPVPRIDTCLCMLLSITTVAVANLIEEEEGELIDESEHSPTDQMKEKQSPGKRRKGLITALQLLGDYDSLLTPPQSVTSVANQAAAKATLFISGVSSSNGYYESISMNDMPISCSGNMRHLIVEACIARNLLDTSAYFWPGFVVAHSSQIPRGVLGQIPGWSSLMKGSPLTPSMINTLVATPASSLSEIEKVYEIAVSGSNDEKIAAATILCGASLFRGWNIQEHTVLFIIKLLSPPVPLDYSGSESHLIGYAPILNILLTGIASVDCVQILSLHGLAPLLAGALMPICEVFGSSVPKVSSILSSGEEISCHAVFSNAFSLLVRLWRFHYPPLQNVMGDKTPVGSQIGPEYLLLVRNSQLASFGNSPRDRIKSRRYSKNLNIPSDPIFMDSFPKLKRWYRQHLECIASTFSGLIHGTPVHQLVDALLNMMFRRINRSVQSMPSTTSGSSNSSGPGAEEAYVRLQVPAWDILEATPFALDAALTACAHGKLSPRELATGLKDLADFLPASLATIVSFLSAEVTRGLWKPVFMNGTDWPSPAANLATVEQQIKKIISATGVDVPSLPVGGNSPATLPLPLAALVSLTITYRLDKVSERFLVLVGPALNALAAGCPWPCMPIIAALWVQKVKRWSDFLVFSASGTVFHHNGDAVVQLLKSCFTSTLGFSPPHISSNGGVGALLGHGFGSHFSGGISPVAPGILYLRVHRSIRDVMFMTEKILSILMHSVKEIANSGLPSETVEKLKRMKYGMRYGQISLAAAMMRVKLAASLGASIVWISGGLSLVQSLIQETLPSWFLSAHGSDQDGGKSGGLVAMLGGYALAYFVVLCGTFAWGVDSESSASNRRPKVLGCHLEFLASALDGKISFGCDRSTARAYVSGFLSLMVACTPKWVLEVNVDLLKRLSKGLRRWNEEELAVSLLGLGGVGAMGAAAEFIIETAL, from the exons ATGGCGGTTTCCCTGCAGCCGAATCAACCGACTCTCTGGGACTCGGTCCTCCAACTCACCAAGTCGGCACAGGAGAAAAACAGCGACCCTCTGCTCTGGGCGATTCAGCTTAGTTCCAGCCTCAACTCCGCCGGGGTCGTCTTGCCGTCTACCGAGTTAGCCCACCTGTTGGTCTCCCACATCTGCTTCGAGAATAACGTGCCCATCACGTGGAAGTTCCTCGAGAAGGCATTGACCGTCAATATTGCCCCTCCTATGCTTGTCATCGCTCTTCTCTCTACCAG GGTGATTCCAAATCGGCAGCTTCACCCAGCTGCATATAGGCTTTATCTGGAACTCGTTAAAAGGCATGCCTTTGCATTTGCATCTCAAATCAGTGGACCAAATTATCCAAA GATTATGAGATCAGTTGATGAGGTTCTTCATCTTTCTCATATATTTGGTCTTCAAGTGTGCGAACCTGGGATGCTTCTGGTTGAATTTGTATTTTCAATGGTGTGGCAGTTGCTTGATTCATCATTGGATGATGAAGGATTATTAGAGCTTACCTCAGAAAAGAAGTCTAAATGGCTAACCAGTCTGCAAGATGTGGAAATAGATGGTCATGAAACCTTTGGTGGGAAAAGAAATGAGCTTCATGAAGGGCTGCGTAAAGCAAATACTACAATGGCTATTCAACTAATTGGAGAGTTTCTGCAAAAGAAAGTAACTTCAAGGATTCTCTACTTGGCACGACAAAACat GCATTCACACTGGCGGGGCTTTGTTCAGCGAGTGCGGCTGATTGCAGCGCATTCAGCAGCCTTGAGGAATTCAGAACATTTAACTGCAGAGATACTTCTGCAGTTGACATCTGATACACTACCACTTTTGTCTCAGGAGTGCAAAAAAATATCACAGCAAAACTTTCATGCTGTCATATCTTCGGGATCTCTGACATCTTCTACTGGTCAATGCCATGGGGCTAGTTGGTCTGTGCTTTGGCTTCCAATTGATCTTTTTCTAGAAGATGCTATGGATGGATCACAAGTTGCAGCAGTTAGTGCTGTAGAAAATCTTACAT GTTTGGTAAAAGCTCTGCAAGCGGTTAATGGGACCACATGGCATGATACTTTTCTAGGTCTGTGGATTGCAGCTTTACGGCTTGTTCAAAGG GAAAGGGAGCCCAGTGAGGGTCCTGTACCTCGAATTGATACCTGCTTGTGCATGTTATTGTCCATTACAACAGTAGCAGTGGCTAATCttattgaagaagaagaaggtgagCTGATTGATGAAAGTGAACACAGCCCTACTGACCAAATGAAAGAGAAACAAAGTCCAGGAAAACGTCGCAAGGGTCTGATTACTGCATTGCAATTGCTGGGTGATTATGATAGCTTGTTGACTCCACCTCAATCTGTTACTTCAGTAGCCAATCAAGCTGCTGCCAAAGCTACACTGTTTATCTCAGGAGTCAGCAGCAGTAATGGCTATTATGAAAGCATAAGCATGAATGACATGCCTATTAGCTGTT CTGGAAACATGAGGCATCTGATTGTTGAGGCTTGTATTGCAAGAAATTTGTTAGATACATCAGCATATTTTTGGCCAGGGTTTGTGGTTGCACACTCCAGCCAAATTCCTCGTGGTGTTCTTGGCCAAATACCTGGCTGGTCATCATTGATGAAGGGTTCACCTCTAACTCCCTCAATGATAAACACTTTGGTGGCAACTCCTGCTTCAAG TTTATCAGAGATCGAGAAAGTATATGAGATTGCAGTCAGTGGCTCCAATGATGAGAAGATAGCTGCTGCTACTATTCTTTGTGGAGCATCACTATTCCGTGGTTGGAATATACAG GAACATACTGTCCTTTTCATTATAAAGTTGTTGTCACCCCCAGTCCCTTTGGATTACTCTGGAAGTGAGAGCCACTTGATTGGTTATGCTCCAATTTTGAATATACTGCTCACTGGAATAGCATCTGTGGATTGTGTACAGATTTTATCCTTGCATGGTTTG GCTCCACTTCTTGCAGGTGCATTGATGCCCATCTGCGAGGTCTTTGGTTCAAGTGTTCCCAAGGTCTCAAGTATTCTTTCATCAGGGGAAGAAATCTCTTGTCATGCAGTCTTCTCGAATGCATTCTCACTTTTGGTGAGACTCTGGAGATTTCATTATCCACCTCTTCAAAACGTGATGGGAGATAAAACACCAGTGGGCTCCCAAATAGGCCCCGAGTACCTTCTATTGGTAAGGAACTCCCAATTAGCATCTTTTGGAAATTCGCCTAGGGATCGTATCAAAAGTAGAAGGtactcaaaaaatttaaatataccaTCAGATCCCATATTCATGGATTCTTTTCCAAAACTAAAACGCTGGTACCGGCAACATCTGGAATGTATTGCTTCCACATTTTCTGGTCTTATACATGGAACCCCTGTTCACCAGCTTGTCGACGCGCTCCTCAATATGATGTTCAGAAGGATAAATAGAAGTGTTCAATCGATGCCTTCTACAACTTCTGGAAGTAGTAATTCATCTGGCCCTGGAGCTGAGGAAGCTTATGTTAGACTTCAAGTACCCGCATGGGATATCCTAGAAGCAACTCCATTTGCACTTGATGCAGCTCTGACAGCTTGTGCCCATGGAAAGTTGTCCCCCCGTGAACTGGCTACAG GACTCAAAGATCTTGCTGATTTTCTGCCTGCATCTTTGGCCACCATTGTCAGCTTCCTTTCAGCTGAAGTTACACGGGGCTTATGGAAGCCAGTTTTCATGAATGGAACTGATTGGCCTAGCCCTGCTGCCAATTTAGCCACTGTTGAGCAAcagataaagaaaataatttctgCCACCGGTGTTGATGTCCCTAGCCTCCCCGTag GGGGGAACTCTCCAGCTACACTTCCTTTGCCACTGGCTGCCCTAGTAAGCCTGACAATCACTTATAGACTTGATAAAGTGTCTGAACGGTTCCTTGTCCTGGTTGGCCCTGCCTTGAATGCCCTTGCTGCTGGTTGCCCCTGGCCATGCATGCCCATCATAGCTGCTTTATGGGTGCAGAAGGTAAAACGTTGGAGCGACTTCCTTGTGTTCTCTGCTTCCGGCACTGTCTTCCACCATAATGGTGATGCTGTAGTTCAACTACTGAAGAGTTGCTTCACATCTACTCTAGGTTTTAGCCCCCCTCACATTTCTAGTAATGGAGGTGTTGGTGCTCTTCTAGGACATGGCTTTGGCTCTCACTTCTCTGGTGGGATCTCTCCTGTTGCCCCTGGAATTCTCTACTTACGAGTGCATCGATCCATCAGAGATGTAATGTTCATGACAGAAAAAATTCTTTCTATTCTAATGCATTCTGTAAAAGAAATTGCAAATAGTGGACTACCTAGCGAGACCGTGGAGAAATTAAAGAGGATGAAGTATGGGATGAGATATGGACAAATTTCTCTTGCTGCGGCAATGATGCGTGTCAAGCTTGCAGCTTCCCTTGGAGCTTCCATAGTTTGGATATCAGGTGGTTTGAGTTTGGTTCAGTCTTTAATCCAAGAAACTTTACCCTCTTGGTTTCTATCAGCCCACGGCTCAGATCAGGACGGTGGAAAATCTGGAGGTCTAGTTGCCATGCTTGGAGGTTATGCACTTGCATACTTTGTGGTTCTCTGCGGGACATTCGCATGGGGTGTGGACTCAGAATCATCAGCATCAAACCGACGGCCAAAAGTTCTTGGATGCCACTTGGAATTTCTTGCAAGCGCACTGGATGGGAAAATATCCTTCGGTTGTGATCGTAGCACTGCACGAGCATATGTATCAGGGTTTTTGAGCTTGATGGTAGCGTGCACCCCAAAATGGGTGCTTGAGGTTAATGTTGATTTGTTGAAGAGGCTTAGCAAGGGATTGAGGCGATGGAATGAAGAAGAGCTGGCTGTGTCCTTGTTGGGACTTGGTGGAGTTGGTGCGATGGGTGCAGCTGCTGAATTTATCATTGAAACTGCGCTATGA
- the LOC110615018 gene encoding sm-like protein LSM2, producing MLFFSYFKDLVGREVTVELKNDLAIRGTLHSVDQYLNIKLENTRVVDQDKYPHMLSVRNCFIRGSVVRYVQLPPEGVDIDLLHDATRREARGG from the exons ATG CTTTTCTTTTCGTATTTCAAGGACTTGGTGGGCAGGGAAGTGACAGTGGAGCTCAAGAACGATTTGGCAATCAGAGGAACGCTTCACTCTGTCGATCAGTACCTCAATATTAAGCTCGAAAACACTCGGGTTGTCGATCAAGACAAGTACCCCCACATG CTCTCAGTCAGAAACTGTTTCATTAGAGGATCTGTTGTTAGATATGTTCAATTGCCTCCGGAGGGTGTTGACATAGATTTGCTCCATGATGCAACAAGAAGAGAAGCTCGGGGTGGGTGA
- the LOC110614820 gene encoding uncharacterized protein LOC110614820 isoform X2, translated as MDSDSYPPTKALTTRYKCYACYKQYKKKEHLVEHMKISYHSAHQPRCAVCQKHCKSFESLREHLTGPLAKTNCLGIFSDRGCDLCLEVFDSPSSLNKHREMCCLSAPASLATEIPTCTESQIYVSGSIDESYACKGGEAVAIDCEMVGGGSDGSLDLCARVCLLDEDENIIFHSYVQPQIPVTNYRDTAKYRPLMKTNLVSHSLKYLVQTYLGYNIQTGVHDPYEDCVSVMRLYKRMRAQNHHVEGSGIQSICGGFDFWKPKELEKMTPEKLYEISRSNYRCWCLDLKGQQPGLI; from the exons ATGGATTCCGATTCTTACCCACCAACAAAAGCCCTAACCACAAG GTACAAATGTTATGCATGCTACAAGCAATATAAGAAAAAGGAACATCTTGTTGAACACATGAAGATCTCGTACCACTCAGCTCATCAGCCCAGATGTGCAGTTTGTCAGAAACACTGCAAATCTTTTGAATCTCTGAGAGAACATCTTACAG GTCCGCTGGCAAAAACAAATTGTTTGGGTATTTTCTCGGACCGAGGTTGTGATCTTTGCTTGGAAGTTTTTGATAGCCCTTCTTCTCTTAACAAGCACAGGGAAATGTGTTGCCTTTCTGCACCTGCTTCCCTT GCAACTGAGATACCAACTTGCACAGAATCACAGATTTATGTTTCAGGATCAATTGATGAATCTTATGCTTGCAAAGGTGGTGAAGCTGTTGCTATTGACTGTGAAATGGTTGGTGGTGGAAGTGATGGATCACTTGATCTTTGTGCTAGGGTGTGCCTTCTTGATGAAGATGAAAACATAATTTTCCACTCGTACGTTCAACCTCAAATTCCTGTAACCAACTACAG GGATACAGCAAAATACCGTCCTTTGATGAAGACTAATCTGGTTAGCCACTCACTGAAGTACCTTGTGCAAACCTATCTAGG ATATAATATTCAGACAGGGGTACATGATCCTTATGAAGACTGTGTGTCAGTGATGAGACTTTACAAGAGAATGCGTGCCCAAAATCATCATGTTGAAGGTTCAGGGATACAAAGTATATGTGGTGGTTTTGACTTCTGGAAACCCAAGGAACTTGAGAAGATGACTCCAGAGAAGCTATATGAGATCTCAAGATCAAACTACAGATGTTGGTGCCTGGACTTAAAAGGCCAGCAACCCGGCTTAATATAG
- the LOC110614820 gene encoding RNA exonuclease 4 isoform X1, with protein sequence MDSDSYPPTKALTTRYKCYACYKQYKKKEHLVEHMKISYHSAHQPRCAVCQKHCKSFESLREHLTGPLAKTNCLGIFSDRGCDLCLEVFDSPSSLNKHREMCCLSAPASLATEIPTCTESQIYVSGSIDESYACKGGEAVAIDCEMVGGGSDGSLDLCARVCLLDEDENIIFHSYVQPQIPVTNYRYEVTGLTEKHLRDAMPLKEVQNKILEILYNGESIGKLRLSGGNARLLVGHSLDHDLDCLRMFYPDHLLRDTAKYRPLMKTNLVSHSLKYLVQTYLGYNIQTGVHDPYEDCVSVMRLYKRMRAQNHHVEGSGIQSICGGFDFWKPKELEKMTPEKLYEISRSNYRCWCLDLKGQQPGLI encoded by the exons ATGGATTCCGATTCTTACCCACCAACAAAAGCCCTAACCACAAG GTACAAATGTTATGCATGCTACAAGCAATATAAGAAAAAGGAACATCTTGTTGAACACATGAAGATCTCGTACCACTCAGCTCATCAGCCCAGATGTGCAGTTTGTCAGAAACACTGCAAATCTTTTGAATCTCTGAGAGAACATCTTACAG GTCCGCTGGCAAAAACAAATTGTTTGGGTATTTTCTCGGACCGAGGTTGTGATCTTTGCTTGGAAGTTTTTGATAGCCCTTCTTCTCTTAACAAGCACAGGGAAATGTGTTGCCTTTCTGCACCTGCTTCCCTT GCAACTGAGATACCAACTTGCACAGAATCACAGATTTATGTTTCAGGATCAATTGATGAATCTTATGCTTGCAAAGGTGGTGAAGCTGTTGCTATTGACTGTGAAATGGTTGGTGGTGGAAGTGATGGATCACTTGATCTTTGTGCTAGGGTGTGCCTTCTTGATGAAGATGAAAACATAATTTTCCACTCGTACGTTCAACCTCAAATTCCTGTAACCAACTACAG ATATGAAGTAACTGGGTTAACTGAAAAACATCTAAGAGATGCCATGCCGCTTAAGGAAgtgcaaaataaaatattagaaattttgTACAATGGGGAATCTATTGGAAAACTAAGGTTGAGTGGTGGAAATGCAAGGCTTCTTGTCGGTCATTCACTGGACCATGATTTGGATTGTTTGAGAATGTTCTATCCTGATCATCTGTTGAG GGATACAGCAAAATACCGTCCTTTGATGAAGACTAATCTGGTTAGCCACTCACTGAAGTACCTTGTGCAAACCTATCTAGG ATATAATATTCAGACAGGGGTACATGATCCTTATGAAGACTGTGTGTCAGTGATGAGACTTTACAAGAGAATGCGTGCCCAAAATCATCATGTTGAAGGTTCAGGGATACAAAGTATATGTGGTGGTTTTGACTTCTGGAAACCCAAGGAACTTGAGAAGATGACTCCAGAGAAGCTATATGAGATCTCAAGATCAAACTACAGATGTTGGTGCCTGGACTTAAAAGGCCAGCAACCCGGCTTAATATAG
- the LOC110615017 gene encoding BTB/POZ and MATH domain-containing protein 2, whose amino-acid sequence MGRILREITKPSSSSSSSSSSASNSTTTSTSITETVNGSHQFKITGYSLAKGLGIGKYIASDTFNVGGYSWAIYFYPDGKSVEDNATYVSLFIALASEGTDVRALFELTLLDQSGKERHKVHSHFGRTLESGPYTLKYRGSMWGYKRFFKRTVLESSDYLKEDCLQVHCSVGVVKSHTEGPKTYSIAVPSSNIGQHFGQLLESGKGTDVKFEVDGEVFAAHKLVLAARSPVFRAQLFGPMKDQNTQLIKVEDMEAPVFKALLHFIYWDSLPDLEELTGLNTKWASTLMSQHLLAAADRYGLDRLRLLCEANLCEDVAINTVATTLALAEQHHCFQLKAVCLKFVAMPENLRAVMQTDGFEYLKESCPSILTELLEYVARVSEHSVILCRHGNEAILDGSDLNGRRVKQRL is encoded by the exons ATGGGAAGGATTCTCAGAGAAATTACCAagccctcttcttcttcttcttcatcatcttcatcGGCGTCTAACTCGACGACCACTTCCACGTCGATCACGGAGACCGTGAATGGGTCGCACCAGTTCAAGATCACGGGTTACTCGTTGGCGAAAGGTTTGGGGATCGGGAAATATATTGCGTCGGATACGTTTAATGTAGGGGGTTACTCCTGGGCGATATATTTCTATCCAGATGGGAAGAGCGTCGAGGATAATGCGACTTACGTTTCTCTGTTTATAGCGTTGGCGAGTGAAGGGACCGACGTAAGGGCGCTCTTTGAGCTGACGCTTTTGGATCAGAGTGGGAAGGAGAGACATAAGGTTCATAGCCATTTTGGGAGGACGCTTGAGAGTGGTCCTTACACGCTCAAATATCGTGGCAGCATGTG GGGATACAAAAGGTTTTTCAAAAGAACTGTTCTGGAATCGTCAGACTACCTCAAAGAGGATTGCCTTCAAGTTCACTGTAGTGTAGGTGTTGTCAAGTCACACACAGAGGGTCCTAAGACTTACTCTATAGCAGTACCATCTTCTAACATtggtcagcattttggacaacTATTGGAAAGTGGAAAGGGAACTGATGTAAAATTTGAAGTTGATGGAGAAGTTTTTGCTGCTCACAAATTGGTACTTGCTGCTCGATCGCCTGTATTCAGGGCTCAACTCTTTGGTCCGATGAAAGATCAAAATACCCAATTAATAAAAGTTGAAGACATGGAGGCTCCAGTTTTTAAG GCTTtgcttcattttatttattgggATTCACTACCTGACCTGGAAGAGCTTACTGGTTTGAACACAAAGTGGGCCTCAACTTTGATGTCTCAGCATCTGCTAGCAGCTGCTGATCGGTATGGTTTGGACAGGCTTAGATTGCTTTGTGAGGCCAATCTCTGTGAGGATGTGGCTATAAACACGGTGGCAACTACACTGGCCTTGGCAGAGCAGCACCATTGTTTCCAGTTGAAGGCTGTGTGTCTCAAATTCGTAGCAATGCCAGAAAATCTGAGAG CTGTGATGCAAACGGATGGCTTTGAATATTTGAAGGAAAGCTGCCCTTCCATCCTTACAGAACTCTTGGAATACGTGGCTAGAGTAAGTGAACATTCAGTAATACTATGTAGGCATGGCAATGAAGCTATCCTTGATGGTAGTGACCTGAATGGGAGGCGGGTGAAGCAAAGGCTATAG